In a genomic window of Spirosoma agri:
- a CDS encoding acyl carrier protein gives MTLTQINNRLQDVLATMGVSLTALSDQANFTRDLGLDSLDVTDLLVQVEASFGIRIPDEDWWTLQTIGQLKDYLSYVTL, from the coding sequence ATGACACTTACGCAAATTAACAATCGGTTGCAGGACGTGCTGGCAACCATGGGCGTTAGCTTGACGGCCCTTAGTGATCAGGCTAATTTCACGCGCGATCTGGGTCTCGATTCACTCGACGTTACCGATTTGCTGGTACAGGTGGAAGCCAGTTTTGGTATTCGTATTCCGGACGAAGACTGGTGGACACTCCAAACAATCGGCCAGTTGAAAGACTATCTCAGTTACGTCACCCTGTGA
- a CDS encoding lipid A deacylase LpxR family protein, with amino-acid sequence MVTILNVGNEFFYGQASLLETDAASLMNRFFVLVLPCLLSVAALGQRNTLQLIRVSEDNDGLNTRREISDRQYTNGTQLEILYTKQTRPRFLSALLIPIASQANNLYGIGLTHLMYTPTDIKRKTIVRGDRPYTAVLYVSHSLTSADPVRKQRLTTELALGVLGKAALGEELQEWVHRQLGFDKPQGWPYQLPTDVVVNYQIQYEKQIVQLSPYLQLLGLASANAGTLSNNINAGLLFRAGLFSNYFINYERPTADKPPGYRKFQLFLYGRPVVRLLLDDSTLQGGIFTRNQADYVLTSGLMNHSFVQLECGAVLTRNRLGVSFSERWISAQFAGAPTQQIGNITLFVGI; translated from the coding sequence ATGGTCACCATCCTGAACGTTGGCAACGAATTTTTCTATGGACAGGCCAGCCTCCTAGAAACTGATGCCGCCAGTTTAATGAATCGCTTCTTCGTTTTAGTCTTGCCCTGTTTACTTTCTGTTGCCGCACTGGGCCAACGAAATACCCTTCAACTGATCCGAGTTAGTGAAGATAACGATGGACTGAACACGCGCCGGGAAATCAGCGACCGGCAATACACCAACGGGACCCAGCTTGAAATACTGTACACCAAACAGACAAGACCCCGTTTTTTGAGCGCCCTCCTGATTCCCATCGCCAGCCAGGCGAACAACCTGTATGGTATCGGGCTGACTCATCTGATGTACACCCCAACCGACATCAAGCGAAAAACCATCGTAAGGGGTGATCGACCGTACACGGCGGTTCTGTACGTAAGTCATTCCCTAACCTCGGCTGATCCCGTTCGCAAACAGCGCCTGACTACCGAACTAGCGCTTGGGGTGCTGGGCAAAGCGGCTTTGGGCGAAGAACTTCAGGAATGGGTTCACCGTCAGTTGGGCTTCGATAAACCCCAGGGCTGGCCGTATCAACTGCCAACGGACGTTGTTGTCAACTACCAGATTCAGTACGAAAAACAGATCGTCCAGCTCTCCCCTTACCTGCAACTGCTGGGGTTGGCGAGCGCAAACGCGGGCACCCTGAGCAATAATATCAATGCGGGACTCCTATTCAGGGCGGGCCTTTTCAGCAACTATTTTATAAACTACGAACGACCAACAGCCGATAAGCCGCCTGGTTACCGCAAGTTTCAACTCTTCCTGTACGGGCGACCTGTTGTTCGTCTTTTGCTGGACGATTCGACCTTGCAAGGCGGTATCTTTACGCGTAACCAGGCTGATTACGTGCTGACTAGCGGCCTTATGAACCACTCATTCGTTCAGCTTGAGTGCGGGGCCGTGCTGACACGCAATCGACTGGGCGTCTCCTTCAGCGAACGTTGGATTTCGGCACAGTTCGCAGGAGCCCCAACGCAACAGATCGGCAACATAACGCTGTTTGTCGGTATTTGA
- a CDS encoding adenylate/guanylate cyclase domain-containing protein, whose protein sequence is MFKPIYHRPALTYFQHELEEENFRRERQRAVVLAALFAFGFLLYGITVPFGNLPIGAVPGYKDISVQVAAYMGGMLLYELFLWQTLGTVSRRFPGTALAYFAKFGNATVEITVLTGALYLVSQSFDHPILMLLSPVAYLYFIFITLSTLRLSATVSVWTGALAGIEFYGLSLYLIESVPSTEKELTFYLTMTFPYALKALVMILTGAGAAYVARQIRQSIQLSIERMETGEQIRTLFGQQVSPEVVEAILAQKGTLEASHRKVAVLFLDIRNFTHYADTHTPDDVIAYQSAFFDVVATVIRKNGGIINQFLGDGCMVTFGAPLAVTNPAERAIDASLGILEAVAEANQTGLIAPTSIGIGIQTGDAVVGNIGTEFRQQYNITGTVVIQASRIEQLNKEYNSQILVSQEVIDDLSTVPANTRRVGSIHLKGMSKDVMIWQVA, encoded by the coding sequence ATGTTCAAGCCTATCTACCACCGGCCAGCCCTCACCTATTTTCAGCATGAATTAGAGGAAGAAAACTTCCGGCGGGAACGTCAGCGCGCGGTTGTGCTCGCGGCCTTGTTTGCCTTTGGGTTTTTGCTTTACGGCATAACCGTTCCATTTGGTAACCTCCCTATTGGCGCGGTTCCAGGCTATAAAGACATTTCGGTCCAAGTAGCTGCTTACATGGGTGGTATGCTGCTGTATGAACTCTTTCTCTGGCAAACGTTGGGCACCGTCAGCCGACGTTTTCCGGGAACGGCCCTGGCCTACTTCGCTAAATTCGGGAATGCTACCGTAGAAATTACGGTGCTGACAGGAGCCCTGTACTTGGTTAGCCAATCGTTCGATCACCCGATCCTGATGCTGCTGTCACCCGTCGCTTATCTGTATTTTATATTTATTACCCTCTCCACCCTGCGCCTGAGTGCGACCGTTTCGGTCTGGACCGGTGCCCTGGCGGGTATCGAATTCTATGGCCTGAGTCTGTACTTGATTGAATCCGTTCCTTCGACAGAGAAAGAACTCACCTTTTACCTGACTATGACCTTCCCCTACGCGCTGAAGGCCCTGGTCATGATACTAACAGGGGCCGGAGCCGCTTACGTGGCCCGCCAGATTCGCCAGAGTATTCAGCTGTCTATCGAGCGCATGGAAACGGGCGAACAGATCAGGACACTGTTCGGGCAGCAGGTGTCACCCGAAGTTGTGGAAGCGATTTTAGCGCAAAAAGGAACGCTCGAAGCCAGCCATCGAAAAGTCGCTGTCCTATTTCTGGATATTCGCAATTTCACTCACTATGCCGACACGCATACCCCCGACGACGTAATTGCCTACCAAAGTGCGTTTTTCGATGTTGTCGCCACTGTCATCCGGAAAAACGGAGGCATCATCAATCAGTTTCTGGGCGACGGCTGCATGGTTACGTTTGGGGCTCCGCTGGCGGTCACGAACCCAGCCGAACGGGCGATTGACGCCAGCCTAGGCATTCTGGAGGCTGTTGCGGAGGCCAACCAAACCGGCCTCATTGCCCCTACATCCATCGGAATCGGCATTCAGACGGGTGATGCCGTCGTAGGCAATATCGGCACCGAATTCCGCCAACAGTACAATATTACCGGTACGGTCGTCATTCAGGCGTCGCGCATTGAACAGCTTAACAAAGAATACAACTCACAGATTCTGGTGAGTCAAGAGGTTATCGACGACTTGTCCACCGTACCCGCCAACACCCGGCGCGTCGGCTCGATTCATCTCAAAGGCATGAGCAAGGATGTTATGATCTGGCAAGTAGCCTGA
- a CDS encoding SUMF1/EgtB/PvdO family nonheme iron enzyme encodes MIRPLLFLSLIAHSVFGQSANSVGIQLVPIPAGTFYMGSERDGEDADEQPIHRVTISKPFRMAATEVTNAQYEAFDPAHKTLRGKMGFSKADDEAVVFVTYDQAVAFCTWLTRKEGKPYRLPTEAEWEYACRARTLSDFSTGNRLPAVYQKSQKTDRDPVVVSLQVGQSPANAFGLYDMHGNVEEWCSDWYGPYRAGEQTDPVGRVSGLYRVTRGGSHGTPIRYLRSANRLAMIPNDNSWLVGFRIIQADAPVSSPLPPNPVPAVMQRVVQKPASWQPVASTKPIFLDPIRYVRKPDCAGGVPYFSHNHCPAITWCPNGDLLVAWFSTDEESGREMTILASRLRSGNQVWDEPSEFFKVPDRNMTGTSLLHDGNGTIYHLNGLETDGDWQNLAMTVRESHDNGATWSAPRLADPEHTKRNQVIAGLIQTREGWLVQPGDADPGPTGGTAIHISKDKGKTWNNPYTDPQKPRFRNGAMGGLIAGIHAGVVQLKDGSLMALGRKDDLPGPDSIGPRMPMSVSTDMGKTWTYQASDFPPVWSGQRLVLYRLNEGPLLLISFTHHPDEASDATNGMLFTDASGKTSRRYGMYAALSYDEGKTWPVKKLLTDGKYRYLNGGAWTGAFEMDATHAEPKGYLAITQTPDNLIHLVSSSQHYRFNLTWLKQLPAASQPSINSTRK; translated from the coding sequence GTGATCCGGCCCCTACTCTTCCTGTCTTTAATTGCTCATTCGGTTTTTGGTCAATCAGCCAATTCGGTTGGTATCCAGCTTGTTCCTATTCCGGCGGGGACGTTTTACATGGGGTCGGAACGTGACGGTGAGGATGCCGATGAGCAGCCAATCCATCGTGTTACGATCAGTAAGCCGTTTCGGATGGCCGCTACCGAAGTTACGAATGCGCAGTACGAAGCGTTTGATCCTGCGCATAAAACGTTGCGGGGTAAGATGGGTTTTTCGAAAGCCGATGATGAAGCGGTCGTCTTCGTGACGTATGACCAGGCCGTTGCATTCTGTACCTGGCTTACCAGGAAAGAAGGAAAACCCTATCGTTTACCGACCGAAGCCGAATGGGAATACGCCTGTCGCGCACGAACCCTTTCCGATTTCTCAACCGGGAACAGATTACCCGCTGTCTACCAGAAAAGTCAGAAAACCGACCGCGACCCGGTTGTTGTCTCGCTACAGGTCGGGCAAAGTCCGGCGAATGCGTTTGGTCTCTACGATATGCACGGCAACGTTGAGGAATGGTGCAGCGACTGGTACGGACCTTATCGAGCGGGCGAACAAACCGATCCGGTCGGGCGGGTTAGCGGCCTGTATCGCGTTACGCGGGGGGGCAGTCATGGTACGCCCATCCGGTATCTGCGCTCGGCGAACCGACTGGCTATGATTCCCAACGACAACAGCTGGCTGGTCGGCTTCCGGATCATTCAGGCCGACGCGCCGGTTAGCTCCCCCCTGCCGCCCAATCCAGTACCGGCGGTTATGCAACGGGTGGTTCAGAAACCAGCCAGTTGGCAACCCGTCGCATCGACAAAACCAATTTTTCTGGACCCCATCCGCTACGTCCGTAAACCCGATTGCGCAGGGGGTGTACCGTACTTTTCGCATAACCACTGTCCGGCCATTACGTGGTGTCCCAACGGCGATTTGCTCGTTGCGTGGTTCTCAACCGATGAAGAGTCGGGCCGCGAAATGACCATTTTAGCGAGTCGGCTGCGGTCGGGTAACCAGGTGTGGGATGAACCTTCGGAGTTTTTCAAAGTCCCGGATCGGAACATGACCGGTACGTCACTCCTACACGATGGCAACGGCACAATCTACCACCTCAACGGACTGGAAACCGACGGCGACTGGCAAAACCTGGCCATGACCGTTCGCGAAAGTCACGACAACGGAGCGACCTGGTCAGCACCCCGGCTGGCCGATCCTGAACACACGAAACGAAATCAGGTCATTGCCGGACTTATCCAGACGCGGGAAGGCTGGCTCGTTCAACCGGGCGATGCCGACCCAGGACCAACCGGCGGAACGGCCATTCACATCAGCAAAGACAAAGGGAAGACCTGGAACAATCCGTATACCGATCCACAGAAACCCAGGTTCCGGAATGGGGCAATGGGTGGCTTAATTGCCGGTATTCACGCGGGTGTGGTGCAGCTAAAGGATGGAAGCCTGATGGCACTGGGCCGGAAAGACGATCTGCCGGGTCCTGACTCGATTGGTCCGCGTATGCCCATGAGCGTATCGACCGATATGGGCAAAACCTGGACCTATCAGGCATCGGATTTTCCGCCCGTCTGGAGTGGGCAGCGGCTGGTTCTTTACCGGCTCAACGAAGGTCCCCTGCTCCTGATCTCGTTTACGCACCATCCCGACGAAGCAAGCGACGCGACAAATGGCATGCTGTTCACCGATGCATCTGGCAAAACGAGCAGGCGCTATGGCATGTATGCTGCATTATCCTATGACGAGGGCAAGACCTGGCCGGTCAAGAAGCTTCTTACGGATGGAAAGTACCGATACCTGAACGGCGGGGCCTGGACGGGTGCGTTCGAAATGGACGCCACCCATGCCGAACCGAAAGGCTACCTGGCGATCACCCAAACGCCTGACAATCTGATCCATCTGGTTAGTAGCAGTCAGCATTACCGGTTTAACCTGACCTGGCTGAAACAACTGCCCGCTGCCTCACAACCGTCCATTAATTCGACCCGGAAATAA
- a CDS encoding aldo/keto reductase, which produces MINSFSRRAMLRQTAIAGFGALTGSFSANMDPQSILTRQIPSSGERLPVVGLGSWQQFDVGPSDPDRRSLRDVLTLMHKQGGKLIDASPMYGRAEEVIGDLTTDLALTDNFFLATKVWTTGKQAGIDQMQTSLRRMRRKTLDLVQIHNLVDWQTQLKTLKDWKQAGTIRYIGITHYTASAHDQLERIVKSEPIDFVQMNYSIRVRNAERSLLPSAREKGVAVLVNEPFETGSLFRLVKGKPLPTWSSEYDIRSWGQFFLKFILANPAVTCVIPGTSDPKHLTDNLGAGSGRLPDGKIQAQMAAYVATL; this is translated from the coding sequence ATGATAAACAGCTTTTCACGGCGGGCCATGCTCAGACAGACAGCGATTGCCGGATTCGGCGCGCTAACTGGTTCATTTTCTGCGAATATGGACCCACAATCAATACTAACCCGACAGATTCCATCATCGGGCGAACGACTTCCCGTTGTTGGACTGGGTTCCTGGCAGCAGTTTGACGTTGGCCCGTCTGATCCGGACAGACGTTCTTTACGTGACGTGCTTACGCTCATGCACAAGCAGGGTGGTAAATTGATCGATGCCTCACCTATGTATGGGCGCGCGGAAGAAGTGATCGGTGACCTGACTACCGATCTGGCGTTGACTGACAACTTCTTTCTGGCAACCAAAGTCTGGACTACGGGCAAACAGGCGGGTATCGACCAGATGCAGACATCACTGCGTCGAATGCGCCGGAAAACCCTCGATCTCGTTCAGATCCACAACCTCGTCGATTGGCAAACACAGTTGAAAACGCTGAAAGACTGGAAGCAGGCAGGTACGATTCGCTACATTGGCATTACTCATTATACGGCTTCGGCCCACGACCAACTTGAGCGTATCGTTAAAAGCGAACCCATCGACTTTGTGCAGATGAATTATTCCATCCGCGTTCGTAATGCGGAACGGAGTCTGCTACCATCGGCCCGCGAGAAAGGCGTGGCCGTTCTTGTCAACGAGCCGTTCGAAACCGGCTCGCTCTTTCGACTGGTAAAAGGAAAGCCATTGCCTACCTGGTCGTCGGAATACGATATTCGGAGTTGGGGGCAATTTTTTCTCAAGTTCATTCTGGCTAACCCCGCCGTAACCTGCGTCATTCCGGGCACCTCCGATCCTAAACACCTGACCGATAATCTGGGTGCTGGTTCAGGGCGACTACCTGACGGGAAAATACAGGCTCAGATGGCCGCTTATGTAGCCACGCTTTAA
- a CDS encoding SPFH domain-containing protein yields MRRLFIWAGVAVLAVIVASQTLIGCATIDASHEGIKISKIGSDRGANDIENVTGWQFYNPLTSFIEQYPTFTQTKDYDPFTVSAKGGTLFKIDPTLNYHLQRGQGANVYRKYRKELPDIENNILRTIVYNSYRDVANTFTPDSLVNNRVSFEDQVEAKLQKALVNDGFVFENITSNLTPPESLQAMIDAKNTAVQNALRLNNQVAAEKASAEIAVTKATGLARAKVIEAEAEARANELKQRTLTPLLIQQQWIAKWNGALPTTQLGNSSTMVQLPLK; encoded by the coding sequence ATGAGAAGACTTTTCATCTGGGCAGGCGTTGCTGTTCTTGCCGTCATTGTTGCCTCGCAAACGCTGATTGGCTGTGCTACCATTGATGCCAGTCATGAAGGTATCAAAATTAGCAAGATCGGCTCCGACCGGGGTGCCAATGACATTGAAAACGTGACTGGCTGGCAGTTCTATAACCCGCTTACTTCATTCATCGAACAATACCCGACTTTTACTCAGACGAAAGATTATGATCCCTTTACGGTTAGTGCCAAAGGGGGTACACTGTTCAAGATAGATCCGACACTGAACTATCATTTGCAGCGCGGGCAGGGGGCCAATGTGTACCGGAAATACCGGAAGGAATTGCCTGATATCGAGAATAATATCCTGCGTACCATTGTGTATAATTCCTACCGCGATGTAGCCAACACCTTCACCCCTGATTCGCTGGTTAATAACCGGGTTTCATTTGAAGATCAGGTCGAGGCCAAGCTTCAGAAGGCGCTTGTCAACGATGGATTTGTCTTCGAGAATATAACCTCGAATCTGACGCCACCGGAGTCGTTGCAAGCCATGATCGATGCCAAAAATACGGCAGTTCAAAACGCACTTCGTCTCAACAACCAGGTGGCGGCCGAGAAAGCCAGCGCTGAGATTGCGGTGACCAAAGCTACTGGTCTTGCCCGGGCGAAGGTAATCGAAGCCGAAGCGGAAGCAAGGGCCAACGAATTAAAACAGAGAACGTTGACGCCACTGCTTATTCAGCAGCAATGGATTGCCAAGTGGAACGGAGCCCTACCGACTACGCAGCTTGGTAATAGCTCTACGATGGTTCAATTACCGCTCAAATAA